The Sorangiineae bacterium MSr11954 DNA segment GTAAAGGGGATGGACTCGGCGCCGGCGACGAGGGAGGCCAGGGTGGTCACGTTCTGCCACTTCATGGTCAAGGGAGCGGAGATCGCGGTGCGCTCGCCGGCCGGGAGGGTCACGGGTTTGGTGACGGTCACCGCGCCGAGCTCGTACTTGCCGTCGAGGGTGGCGCTGCCCGTGACGCTCTGGAGCATCAGCGGGAACTTGTTGGGGTTGACGGCCTCCGCGTGCACGTCCACCGTGAGCCCCGCGAGATCGATGCCCGTGACCTTGGCGTCGATGACCGTGATTTGAGGCGGTTGAGGCTTGCTGCACCCCAGCAACGGCAACGCGGCGACGGCGAGGAATGCCCCAAGAGCGAGTGTGCGCATGGCGTCGAGCGTAGCCGCACCAAGCCATCGAGGCGAGCGCGTGGGGTCATCATCCCCCTGCGTCCCCCGCGTTACCCTTTTCCTTGCGGCCGCGAGCAAGTAGCTTTCGGGGTATGTCCGAAGCCGAAATCGATGCCGTAGTGCTCCTCCGCCCGAAAAATGTCGAAAAACTGAGGCCGTTCCTCGATCTCGACGAGGAGGAGGACGAAGCCGACGAGTCCGACGACGACGAGAACGACGCGCTGTACGCCGAAGCGCTCGACGATGGCTCGTTCCTCGTGTTCACGTTCCAACCTTATGCGGCGTTCGAGCAGGACGAGGATGCGGCCCGCGATTGGCTCGCGCAATTCGGCGATGCGCTGCCGGACATTCATCACGATCCGCGCGGGGTGCTCTTCTTCCCCGACAGCTGTGAGCCGGACGGCAGCACGTACGATGCCGTGGTCGCGGAGATCGGGGAGCGAGGTATCTGGGTCGCGCTGGACGAGGACGAGCACGGCCTCCCGCCCGGGTTCGACGCGTCCCAGCTCGCGGCGCTCGGACTCCCCCCTGGAATGGATATCAACCAGCTCGCGGCCATGATCCCTCCCGGCGTGGATATCAACCAGCTCGCGGCCATGGTTCCCCCCGGAATGGATATCAACCAGCTCGCCGGCATGGTTCCTCCTGGCGTGGACGTCGCGCAGCTCGAGCAGATGGCGGCCGAGCTCCTTGGAAATGCGTCCAACCCCAGCGCCCCCACGACCTTCGAGCTCGGAAAGCTCTTCGAAGGAATGCAGCAGCAGCTGCTCGACGCCTTCAGCGCCCAAGTGCAAGCGGCGCACGAGGGTGAGGACGAGGCCCCCTCGCCGGAGGCGCTGCCGCCGAACGATTCGACCTCGGGCACCCCGAAGCCCTCGAAGTAAAGCCGGGAGCGCGTCCGCCCGCGACGCAAGCGCGTTGGGGCCGGACGCCGCGGCCTTTGGATACGAGAGGCCGCGCGACCGCGATCGAGCGAAAATTCTCGGATGAAAGAGGTGGGTGCGCGATTCGCATTGGGGTGCGTGGCGCGCACCCCGCTCCGTCATTCCGACGTGGGACGTGGAGGCGCGTGAAGACTTTACCCTCACGCACGAGAGCATCCCATGAGCACAAGGCGACCGCACACCTTGGAGCGCGGCCAAGAGCCGCGACGACCGCGCCTCTTTCATCTTCGGCCCTGGCTCGCCGCCATGGGCCTTTTGGCCTGCACGCCCAGCGCGACCTCCACCTCGCCCCAGCCCCACCCCGATCCTCACCCCCACAAGGAAACCGCCCCGGCGTCATCCTCGAAACCGGAGCAGGGCGTGTTCAAGGGAGCGACGCGCGACTCCGTCATTCAGGGGCAACGGATTACCCCCATCGCATGGGTCCACGCCGACATCATGAACGCGACCCAAACTGCGGTCACCGTGCTGTTTCTCTACGAGTGGCAGGCCACGCCCGGTGAGCAGGTGAAGATGGATACCATCACCATGCCCATCGACGTCAATGGCAACTTCTCGGGCAAATATGCCGATATCCAGCAGATATCGGGTTACGTGATTGGCACCCAGGTGCGCGTCACCGCCACCATCAACAATCAAAAAGGCAAACCGTCCGACCAGCTCACCAACGTCGACCTGCCGCCGGCCTCCCCTCCGAGCGTGGCGCCGCAGGCGCGCGCCTACCCCGTCATCGGCGCGCTGCCCGTGCTGGCGACCCAGCCGATCTATTCCAGCTTCTGGAACATCGGCTTGAACGTGGTGAA contains these protein-coding regions:
- a CDS encoding LEA type 2 family protein, which translates into the protein MRTLALGAFLAVAALPLLGCSKPQPPQITVIDAKVTGIDLAGLTVDVHAEAVNPNKFPLMLQSVTGSATLDGKYELGAVTVTKPVTLPAGERTAISAPLTMKWQNVTTLASLVAGAESIPFTVKGDAAIGGEKLQVSVPFQVQGTLTRAQITQSALRSIPTLPGFPPAP